In a genomic window of Halalkalicoccus sp. CG83:
- the pyrB gene encoding aspartate carbamoyltransferase — protein sequence MQHDHVLTAKQFSRADIETVLDRAAAFDARREGVPPDGSEHDGSDAEAGVSDRHAETLLGLLFFEPSTRTRMSFETAIKRLGGDVVDMGSVESSSVKKGETLADTVRVIEGYADALVLRHPSQGAAKMASEYVDVPVINAGDGAGHHPTQTLLDLYTIREHAGLDDLTIGIMGDLKYGRTVHSLAQALTRFDATQHFVSPESLALPPDVRYDLDEAGTSVHSHTDLESVLPDLDVLYVTRIQRERFPDENEYRAIADAYGIDLETLERAKDELSIMHPLPRVDEIDPAIDDTDHAAYFDQAHSGIPVRMALLDLLL from the coding sequence ATGCAGCACGACCACGTGCTCACCGCAAAGCAGTTCTCGCGCGCCGACATCGAGACGGTACTCGATCGTGCGGCCGCGTTCGACGCCCGCCGAGAGGGGGTGCCGCCTGACGGATCGGAGCACGATGGCTCCGACGCCGAAGCGGGGGTGAGCGACCGACACGCCGAGACGCTGCTCGGACTGCTCTTCTTCGAACCGAGCACGCGCACGCGGATGAGCTTCGAGACGGCGATCAAGCGACTGGGCGGCGACGTCGTCGACATGGGATCGGTCGAGTCCTCATCGGTGAAGAAGGGCGAGACCCTCGCCGATACGGTGCGGGTGATCGAGGGGTACGCGGACGCGCTCGTGCTCCGCCACCCCAGTCAGGGCGCGGCGAAGATGGCCAGCGAGTACGTCGACGTGCCGGTGATCAACGCCGGCGACGGGGCGGGCCACCACCCGACTCAGACGTTGCTCGACCTCTACACGATCCGCGAACACGCCGGCCTCGATGACCTCACGATCGGAATCATGGGTGATCTGAAGTACGGTCGGACGGTCCACTCGCTCGCGCAGGCGCTCACCCGCTTCGACGCCACCCAGCACTTCGTCAGCCCCGAGAGCCTCGCGTTACCACCCGACGTTCGCTACGACCTCGACGAGGCCGGTACGTCGGTCCACTCACACACCGACCTCGAGTCGGTGCTCCCCGACCTCGACGTGCTCTACGTCACCCGCATCCAGCGCGAGCGATTTCCCGACGAGAACGAGTACCGAGCGATCGCCGACGCCTACGGGATCGACCTCGAAACGCTCGAACGCGCCAAGGACGAGCTCTCGATCATGCACCCACTTCCGCGGGTCGACGAGATCGATCCCGCGATCGACGACACCGACCACGCGGCGTACTTCGACCAGGCCCACAGCGGCATCCCCGTGCGGATGGCCCTCCTGGATCTCCTGCTATGA
- a CDS encoding TlpA family protein disulfide reductase, whose translation MLQLSGGIALAGMAGCIGRGDEEDEKGSGDPKKDDDSSKKDDGAKKRAKTGDDAPDFELETPDGETVKLKPIEKPTVVLFVDVEHEAGKSHSKKLVDFHEEHADHARVITVNSDLDASKDDVRAFHEAYGGDWECAMGNADVLESYDVDAAVMMAVVDEHGDLAARLEAEVTASGIQMFLDAYAES comes from the coding sequence ATGTTACAGCTGTCCGGTGGCATCGCACTCGCAGGCATGGCCGGCTGCATCGGCCGTGGCGACGAGGAAGACGAGAAGGGCTCCGGTGATCCGAAGAAGGACGACGACTCCTCGAAGAAGGACGATGGCGCGAAGAAACGTGCGAAGACCGGCGACGACGCGCCGGACTTCGAACTGGAGACGCCGGACGGCGAGACGGTGAAACTGAAACCGATCGAGAAACCCACCGTCGTCCTGTTCGTCGACGTCGAGCACGAGGCCGGAAAGAGCCACTCGAAGAAGCTCGTCGACTTCCACGAGGAACATGCGGACCACGCGCGTGTGATCACCGTCAACTCCGACCTCGACGCCTCGAAGGACGACGTCCGCGCGTTCCACGAGGCGTACGGCGGCGACTGGGAGTGTGCGATGGGCAACGCGGACGTGCTCGAGAGCTACGACGTCGACGCCGCGGTGATGATGGCGGTGGTCGACGAGCACGGTGACCTCGCCGCCAGACTCGAGGCCGAGGTGACCGCCTCGGGGATCCAGATGTTCCTCGACGCGTACGCCGAGAGCTGA
- the tenA gene encoding thiaminase II, with translation MGFTEALEPEAEPIWEAIHEHPMVQGIGDGSLDEAPFRHWVKQDYVYLIEYNRVFAYGAARASSLDRIGTFAELLSETVSTEMDLHRSYAAEFGISETELEETEPSPTTRAYTDFLVRTAATEEFGELVAALLPCMWGFNETGKRLASEGLPDHEGYAEWIEMYSSAEFTELADWCKGLMDEVAADASEARRERYRETFVTSARYEYLFWDAAWNEEGWPV, from the coding sequence ATGGGATTCACCGAGGCGCTCGAGCCCGAGGCCGAGCCGATCTGGGAGGCCATCCACGAGCACCCGATGGTGCAGGGGATCGGCGACGGATCGCTCGACGAGGCGCCGTTTCGCCACTGGGTAAAGCAGGACTACGTCTACCTGATCGAGTACAACCGCGTCTTCGCCTACGGTGCGGCCAGAGCGTCGTCGCTGGATCGGATCGGAACCTTCGCCGAACTGCTCTCGGAGACGGTCTCGACCGAGATGGATCTCCACCGCTCGTACGCCGCGGAGTTCGGAATCAGCGAGACGGAACTCGAGGAAACCGAGCCGTCGCCGACGACGCGGGCCTACACCGACTTCCTCGTCCGGACGGCGGCGACCGAGGAGTTCGGCGAACTGGTCGCCGCGCTGCTGCCGTGCATGTGGGGGTTCAACGAGACCGGAAAGCGGCTCGCGAGCGAGGGCCTGCCCGACCACGAGGGCTACGCCGAGTGGATCGAGATGTACTCGAGCGCGGAGTTCACCGAACTCGCGGACTGGTGTAAGGGGCTGATGGACGAGGTCGCCGCCGACGCGAGCGAGGCTCGAAGGGAGCGCTACCGCGAGACGTTCGTGACCTCCGCGCGCTACGAGTACCTCTTCTGGGACGCCGCCTGGAACGAGGAGGGGTGGCCGGTATGA
- a CDS encoding FKBP-type peptidyl-prolyl cis-trans isomerase encodes MSNDEEAEMADETETEDEPEAEESPETDDAESTEDESEPEGLQDGDFVRLAYTAKTVGDEQLVDTTDATVAEAEGVDTEEHDFEPRVIALGAGHLFEAVEEDIKGKEPGETGSVVVPAAEAFGEYDSDELRTVSAEKIPEDDRYPGAHVDLDGQHGHVETVVGGRARVDFNHPLAGEDIEYDYEIVEEIEDRTERAQGMLSMFIDADLEMWIETDEVEEETVVESDEDEDAEPETETVEKETLYIEATPQLTMNQQWMFQKQQIAQDLMDRLDLDRVIIQETIEGGGMMGGLGGMMGGMGAGGGDVEEALEDTDVDADEIVEELEGDLDVE; translated from the coding sequence ATGAGTAACGACGAAGAGGCTGAGATGGCCGATGAAACCGAGACCGAAGACGAACCCGAGGCCGAGGAGTCCCCGGAGACGGACGACGCCGAGAGCACCGAGGACGAATCGGAGCCCGAGGGGCTCCAGGACGGCGACTTCGTCCGGCTCGCGTACACCGCGAAGACGGTCGGGGACGAACAGCTCGTCGACACCACCGACGCCACGGTCGCGGAGGCCGAGGGCGTCGATACCGAGGAGCACGACTTCGAGCCGCGCGTGATCGCGCTCGGCGCGGGCCACCTGTTCGAGGCCGTCGAGGAGGACATCAAGGGCAAGGAGCCCGGCGAGACCGGCAGCGTGGTCGTCCCCGCCGCGGAGGCGTTCGGCGAGTACGACTCCGACGAACTGCGGACGGTGAGCGCCGAGAAGATCCCCGAGGACGACCGCTACCCCGGCGCCCACGTCGACCTCGACGGCCAGCACGGTCACGTCGAAACCGTCGTCGGCGGGCGCGCGCGCGTCGACTTCAACCACCCGCTGGCGGGCGAGGACATCGAATACGACTACGAGATCGTCGAGGAGATCGAGGACCGTACCGAGCGTGCCCAGGGCATGCTCTCGATGTTCATCGACGCCGATCTCGAGATGTGGATCGAGACCGACGAGGTCGAGGAGGAGACCGTCGTCGAGAGCGACGAAGACGAGGACGCGGAGCCCGAGACCGAGACGGTCGAGAAGGAGACGCTCTACATCGAGGCGACGCCCCAGCTGACGATGAACCAGCAGTGGATGTTCCAGAAACAGCAGATCGCGCAGGACCTGATGGACCGCCTGGACCTCGATCGCGTGATCATCCAGGAGACCATCGAGGGCGGCGGCATGATGGGCGGACTCGGCGGCATGATGGGCGGCATGGGCGCCGGCGGCGGTGACGTCGAGGAGGCGCTCGAGGACACCGACGTCGACGCCGACGAGATCGTCGAGGAGCTCGAGGGCGACCTCGACGTCGAGTAA
- a CDS encoding TenA family protein — MSGNDNDAPASFDAYAAGREEPRFTDWLCERAEPDWTDATTHAFVEELGAGTLADEAFARYLVQDYAFVETLVSLVGYGVGQAPTMEAKAELAAFLGAITTDEDDYFRRSFEALSVPESVWVDPEMNETTAAFRDLLLRAAHEGGYTETLAVLVPVEWIYLEWATATDDHPEAFYLAEWIELHATPAFESTVGWLRSELDERGPALSEDRQRGIERLFRRAVALEVAFFDAVY; from the coding sequence ATGAGCGGCAACGATAACGACGCCCCCGCGTCGTTCGACGCGTACGCGGCCGGGCGCGAGGAGCCGCGTTTCACCGACTGGCTTTGCGAGCGCGCGGAGCCCGACTGGACGGACGCGACGACCCACGCGTTCGTCGAGGAGCTCGGCGCTGGCACGCTCGCCGACGAGGCGTTCGCTCGATATCTCGTCCAGGACTACGCGTTCGTCGAGACGCTGGTCTCGCTCGTCGGCTACGGCGTCGGTCAGGCACCGACGATGGAGGCGAAGGCCGAACTCGCGGCGTTCCTCGGCGCGATCACCACCGACGAGGACGACTACTTCCGTCGATCGTTCGAGGCGCTCTCGGTTCCGGAGTCCGTCTGGGTCGACCCCGAGATGAACGAGACGACCGCCGCGTTTCGCGACCTGCTCTTGCGTGCGGCTCACGAGGGCGGCTACACCGAGACGCTCGCGGTGCTCGTCCCCGTCGAGTGGATCTACCTCGAGTGGGCGACGGCGACCGACGACCATCCCGAGGCGTTCTACCTCGCCGAGTGGATCGAACTTCACGCGACGCCGGCGTTCGAATCGACCGTCGGCTGGCTGCGCTCCGAACTCGACGAGCGTGGTCCCGCGCTTTCCGAGGATCGTCAGAGGGGAATCGAACGGCTGTTTCGACGCGCGGTGGCGCTCGAGGTCGCGTTCTTCGACGCGGTCTACTGA
- the cyaB gene encoding class IV adenylate cyclase: MYEVEIKVRADHDDVRGALEEREAGALNTGTQADTYYDAPMREFAETDEALRVRHERADSGDGRSSNRDAETTKLTYKGPLVDERSKTREEHETVVEDGAALEATLSALGFEPVATVEKRRERFALDGYTVTLDTVTDLGEFVEVETEAEEEEIDEAREGAVAVLESLGLDPATGIRTSYLELLLDDAS, encoded by the coding sequence GTGTACGAAGTCGAGATCAAGGTCCGGGCGGACCACGACGACGTCAGGGGTGCCCTCGAGGAACGCGAGGCGGGCGCCCTGAACACGGGGACCCAGGCCGACACCTACTACGACGCACCGATGCGCGAGTTCGCCGAGACGGACGAGGCGCTCCGGGTGCGCCACGAGCGCGCCGACAGCGGCGACGGGCGTTCGTCGAACCGGGACGCCGAGACGACGAAGCTCACCTACAAGGGACCGCTCGTCGACGAGCGCTCGAAGACCCGCGAGGAGCACGAGACCGTCGTCGAGGACGGCGCGGCGCTCGAGGCGACGCTCTCCGCGCTGGGGTTCGAGCCGGTCGCCACCGTCGAGAAGCGCCGCGAGCGCTTCGCCCTCGACGGCTACACGGTCACCCTCGACACCGTCACCGACCTCGGCGAGTTCGTCGAGGTGGAGACCGAGGCCGAGGAGGAGGAAATCGACGAGGCGAGGGAGGGAGCCGTCGCCGTCCTGGAGTCGCTGGGACTCGATCCCGCGACGGGGATCCGGACGTCGTATCTGGAACTGCTGCTCGATGATGCGTCGTAG
- the pyrI gene encoding aspartate carbamoyltransferase regulatory subunit — translation MSDDSHQLRVSKIKNGTVIDHVRGGQALNVLAILGIDGSGDEAVSVGMNVPSDRMGRKDIVKVEGRELSQDEVDVLSLIAPDATINIVRAYDVIGKHRVERPTEVVGVLSCPNANCITTGDEPVASRFAVLGDGVRCAYCETLIREGFADHIDVE, via the coding sequence ATGAGCGACGACAGCCACCAACTGCGTGTCAGCAAGATCAAGAACGGCACCGTGATCGACCACGTCCGGGGCGGACAGGCGCTGAACGTGCTCGCCATCCTCGGCATCGACGGTTCCGGCGACGAGGCCGTCAGCGTCGGAATGAACGTCCCATCCGATCGGATGGGTCGGAAGGACATCGTGAAGGTCGAGGGCCGCGAGCTCAGCCAGGACGAGGTGGACGTGCTCTCGTTGATCGCGCCCGACGCGACGATCAACATCGTCCGCGCGTATGACGTGATCGGGAAACACCGCGTCGAGCGTCCCACAGAGGTCGTCGGCGTGCTCTCGTGTCCGAACGCCAACTGCATCACGACGGGCGACGAGCCCGTGGCCTCGCGCTTTGCCGTCCTCGGCGACGGCGTACGCTGTGCGTACTGCGAGACGCTGATCCGCGAGGGGTTCGCCGACCACATCGACGTCGAGTGA
- a CDS encoding RAD55 family ATPase: MPRRLRTGIDVLDRKLSGGIPPGSVVALVAPPASQAELLLYELTVPRRTLYLTTERSAEAVRDAFDRTNAPTGSPEVRRLDGEAPVDAAHRLVEALPEDSTLIVDPVDTLESQDLPRYRRFLNALQTAMVNTGGLAVLHCLDGLTPPPGRDNTVYMADVVFSLDTRISGESVENRLAVPKFRGGRALDETIKLELAERVQIDTSRDIA, translated from the coding sequence ATGCCTCGCCGGCTCCGGACGGGGATCGACGTACTCGATCGGAAGCTGAGCGGCGGCATCCCCCCGGGTAGCGTCGTCGCCCTGGTCGCGCCGCCGGCGAGCCAGGCGGAGCTACTGTTGTACGAACTCACCGTTCCTCGTCGGACGCTCTATCTCACCACCGAACGGTCGGCAGAGGCAGTCCGCGATGCCTTCGATCGGACGAACGCCCCCACCGGATCGCCGGAAGTCCGGCGTCTGGACGGCGAAGCTCCGGTGGACGCGGCGCACCGCCTCGTCGAGGCGCTCCCCGAGGACTCAACGCTGATCGTCGATCCCGTCGATACGCTCGAATCTCAGGACCTCCCGCGGTATCGGCGGTTCCTGAACGCGCTCCAGACGGCGATGGTCAATACGGGCGGTCTCGCGGTACTGCACTGCCTCGACGGGCTCACCCCGCCCCCCGGACGCGACAACACGGTCTACATGGCCGACGTCGTCTTCTCGCTCGATACACGGATCAGCGGCGAGAGCGTCGAGAACCGCCTGGCCGTCCCGAAGTTCCGCGGCGGACGTGCTCTCGACGAAACGATCAAGCTCGAACTCGCAGAACGGGTGCAGATCGATACGAGCCGCGACATCGCGTAA